DNA from Diaphorobacter limosus:
CCACTCAAGATCGGCACCAGGCGATCCGTCGCCGAGCTCGTGGAAGACCTCGCGGGTCGACGTGATCTTGCCGTCGGCGACGAGCTGGTCGAACTCCTTCCACAGCGATACGAAGCGCTTGCGGTAGTAGTTTTTGTGGAGGTTGGAGATCACTCCCGTATCTAGGACATACATCAGAGCCCTCCCCCCGCAAACTTCTCTGCAAAGGTGGGCAGACTCTTGGGCTTCATGTTCAGGTACTCGGCGAGCTGCCTCCGGTCAAAGCGCTGCTGGTAGTACCTGGTGAACGCGAGGTCGATGTAGCGCTGCCCAAGGTAAGCGTGCTGGCTGTTGTAGTAGTTACCCGATGACTCCTTGCTGTCGGGCTTCTTCATCTGTGCCGTCCACTCTTTGGCGGCCGCGACATACTCGTCAGCGTCAATCAGGCCACGATCGAGAAACTTCCGATAGATCACTTCACGACTGACGTTGAAGTGGTCGGCGAGCTGGCTTGCGGCAAGCCGGCCGATTTTCATGCCCTTGAGCATCGTGTCAAGCAGGTCGTCGGGCACCAAGACGCGCGCGGCCAGGCCGTTGCAAATGACTTCAATTTTCTGTTCAGCGTCGCCCAGGTGCTTGATGAACGGATCGTCGAGCAGGTCGACGCCGCTAGTGTGAAAGAGCAGATGTCCCAGCTCATGGAAGAGCGTGAAGATCTGACGGGACTTCGCCGAACTGTTGTTGATGTAGATGACGGGGAACTCGTCGTCGTACAGGCAGAACCCGAAGTAGTTGGGCGCGCGAAAGGCGTCCTTGAACACAAAGATCCCGGCCTTCGTGGCGAA
Protein-coding regions in this window:
- a CDS encoding ImmA/IrrE family metallo-endopeptidase; amino-acid sequence: MAEVKEGLPITPTVVQWARERSGYSLEDAKRHFKKIAAWEAGEALPTYVQVEDMAERFKVPVAVFFFPKPPEVPPLEKSFRTLTPEDFAAIPRRVRFFLRQGQAMQLNLAELNDGKNPSQRLITRDLKVTLNSSLDNIAVDVRKYLGVSVDQQVGWKNVDQALDKWREVFATKAGIFVFKDAFRAPNYFGFCLYDDEFPVIYINNSSAKSRQIFTLFHELGHLLFHTSGVDLLDDPFIKHLGDAEQKIEVICNGLAARVLVPDDLLDTMLKGMKIGRLAASQLADHFNVSREVIYRKFLDRGLIDADEYVAAAKEWTAQMKKPDSKESSGNYYNSQHAYLGQRYIDLAFTRYYQQRFDRRQLAEYLNMKPKSLPTFAEKFAGGGL